Part of the Haloarchaeobius litoreus genome is shown below.
ACGGTCGTCCGCACCGCTCGTTCGGCCGCCCGATTCGCCCGTTACTTCCCTGTGTTTCGACGCTCCCCCTTCCCAAGGGGCTCGTCTCATCGGTAACTGAAACGCAGGGCACACGTAAATAAAGAATGTAATATAAACATCAATAATGTAGATGGTAACAAAACGGTCTGGGAAGAAATAACGGGCGAACTCAGTAAAGAAACAACGGGAACGTTCGAGAGTAGATATCGGCCACTCTCAATCGGTACCGCCTCCAACGACAACAGCGGCCACAACCCTATTGTGTCGGTATTCGTCAAACCGTTGAATGGAAAACCGCTGGACGGCGGTTACCGCCCTGACCACTCAGGCTCGCGGTCCTCGAAGAAGGCGTCGATGCCCTCGTTCTTGTCCTCGCCCGCGAACAGCAGTGCGAACAGTTCGGCCTCGTACTCGATGCCCGCCTCGAGCTCCATCCGCGAGGCCGCCTTCACCGCCTTCTTGGCGTGTTCGAGCGCGACCGGCGACTTCGACGCCATCTTCCCCGCGAGGTCGTATACCCGGTCGTCGAGCTCCTCGGCCTCGCACACCTCGTCGACGAGGCCGATGTCGTCCGCCTCCTCGGCGTCGATGAGCTCGCCCGAGAGGACGAGCCGCATCGCCTGCCCCTCGCCGACGAGACGGGGGAGCCGCTGGGTCGCGCCGCCGCCGGGCATGATGCCGAGGTTGATCTCGGGCTGGCCGAACTTGCCGCCGTACTGCGCGATGCGCACGTCACAGCCGAGGGCCAGTTCGGAGCCGCCGCCGAGACAGTGGCCGTTGATACGGGCGATGACCGGTTTCTCCAGGTCGTCGACGTACTCGTAGACGCGGGGACGCTTCGACGCCTCGCGCTGTTCGAGCGCGTCGCGCTCGCGCAGCTCCGTCACGTCGGCACCGGCGACGAACGCACTGGACTCGTCGGAGCCCGTGAGGACCACGACGCGAACGTCGTCGTCGGCCTCGACCGCGTCGAGCACCTCCTTCAGCTCCCGCCGGAGCTGGGCGTTCAGCGCGTTCCGGGCGTCCGGACGGTCGAGGGTGACCGTCGCCACGCCCCCGGCTTCCTCGCCGACGGCCACGCTGACGAGCTCGCAGTCCGCCGCCGCAGCCTCGGCGTCGACGGACTCGGCCACCGGGCCGTCCGAACCGTCGTCGCCATCGCTCATTCGTCGTCACCCCAGTCGCCCGACGTGCCGACGATCTCGCCGTCCTCCCACACGTAGAACCCCTCGCCGGTCTTCCTGCCGAGCTTGCCCGCGCGGACCTTCTGCTTGAGCAGCTGGGGCGGCCTGAACCGCTCGCCGAGCTCCTCGCGCAGGTACTCCAGGATGTCGAGGCGCACGTCGAGCCCGACCACGTCGCCGAGCTCGATCGGACCCATCGGGTGGTTGTAGCCGAGCTCCATCGCGGCGTCGATGTCCCGCGGCGAGGCGACGCCCTCCTCCAGCATCCGGATGGCCTCGACGCCGAGCGTGACCCCGAGCCGGGAGGACGCAAAGCCCGCAGAGTCCCGGACCGTCACGGGCGTCCGGTCGATACCCTCTACGAATTCCTCGGCGAACTCGACGGTCGTCTCGCTCGACTGCTCGGGGACGACCACCTCGACCAGCTGCATCAGGTGGACCGGGTTGAAGAAGTGCAGGCCGACGGCGCGCCCGTCGTGCTCCAGCGCGCTCGCGATCTCCGTGATGGAGAGCGATGATGTGTTCGTTGCGATGACGGTGTCGTCGTCGACGACGGCCTCCACGTCGGCGAACGTGTCCCTCTTCAGCTCCATCTGCTCGGGCACGGCCTCGACGACGAGGTCGGCACCTTCGAGCGCCGGTTCGAGCTCGACCGCGGTGTCGATGTGTTCCAGCGTGGCGTCCATCTCGGCCTGCGTGACCTTGTCGCGGTCGACGCCGCCCTGGAGGTTCGACTCGATGGTCGCGAGGCCGTCGTCGACGAACTCCTGTTCGATGTCGCGCATCGTCACGTCGTGGCCTGCCATCGCCGTGACCTGTGCGATTCCGTTACCCATGGTCCCCGCACCGAGTACAGTGACCTTCATACCTGAGACCGTGATTGCCCGGCAAGTAAGCGTTGTCCGTTCCGGCGGCCTCTGCGGTCCTAGCTTGAAGTTCACCCCTGCCGTCGACACGGGTATGAGTCAACGCACGACGACCATCGAGCGACTCCGGGAGCCGGTCGCGAGCTACGGGCTCCCAGCCCGGACCGCGGTCGCCCTCGTCGCCGCACTCCTCGGCAACCTCGCCATCCTGAACCTGGCTATCTCGGCCGCCCTCGCGCCGGATCTGATGGCACTCGACTACCCGCCGGTCGCCATCCTCACGACCGTCGGCGTCCTCGGGGCAGCCGTCGTCTACTGGCTGCTGTCGACGCGGGTCGAGTCGCCGACGCAGACGTTCACCGGACTGGCGTGGGGCGTGCTCGTCCTCTCGTTCGTCCCCGACATCGGCATCCTGCTGGTCGACGAGACGGCGACGGCGGCGGGCGTCGGTGCGCTCGCGTTCATGCACCTCACGGCCGCGGTCGCCTGCATCGCGTTCATCCCGTCCGGGGACTGAGAAACCGGGTCGCGGCGGTCACTCCGCCGGTTTGACCTTCGAGCCGTAGCGCGTGACGCCCTCCTGCGTGTAGATGCGGCGGAACTCGGCTGCGACGGCGTCGCCGACACCCACCGACGCGGGCTCCGCGTCGGTCACCTGCACCGGGACGCTGACGCTCCCACCGTCGGGGCCCTCGAAGGCGACCACCGCGACGGCGAAGTCGCCGGACTTGGACTGCTGCTCGGCGAACTCCGGCGGTGCGCCACCCTGCGAGATTGTCGTGACCGCCTCGACGGAGCCGGTGCCCGGGAGCTCGACCGGCTCCACGCCGGCCCGCTCGTTGCAGGACTCGCAGGCACCCTCCGGCGGGAAGTTCAGCGCGCCGCAGGCCTCGCATCGGCCGGCTTCGAGCCGGTAGCGCTGCGGGATGGAGCGCTTCCACGACGGGACCGAGACGTACGCACCGCCGCCGTCCGGCGGTCCGGAGGTGACCTCGCCGCGCTGGCGCAGGTACTCGGCGTAGGAGAGCGTCGCACCGCCGTCGAGTGCGAGGTCGGCCGCGACGTCGTCGCCGCCGTCACCATCGCTCCCGGTCTCGACCACGAGCGCATCCGCCCCCGCGCCGGAGCCGACGCCGACGACCAGCGTGGTCTCGACACCGTCCGCGAGCGCCCGGGCGAGCGAGAGCGGCGCGCTGGCGGCGGCGGTGTCGCCGAGCTCCTGCACGGTCGCGACGTCGTAGATGGCCGAGTTGTCGACGCCGAGCGCACCCGCGACGCGGTACGGGCGCTTCCCGTCGGGGGCCTGGATGGCGACCGCGTCCGGCTCGGGGTCGGTATCGAGCGCATCGACCGCGCCCGTGACGACCTCGCTGAACGCCGTGCGCTCGTAGGTCGTCACGTCGAGCCCCTCGGTACGCTCGCTGCCGGCCTCCCGGAACCGGGTTCCGGGGTACGGCGTCGCGTACTCGGCATGGTCCGTGACCGTCGCACCGCCGTCGTCACTGCCGTCGCCGAGCACGAACGCGGCCGCACCCGCGCCGGCGGCGTGGTCCACGGAGTCGTCGAGGTGTCCCTTCGGACAGTCCGCGGCGACGACCAGCGCGCGACCTCCGTCGAGGTCGGCTGCGACGGCGTCGACGAGTGCCGAGGTGCCGGCCCTGGTGCTCCCACTCTGGAGGCGGCGGGTCGCCGTCTCCGGCACGCCCAGCGCCGCGCCGAGTCTGCTCGTCAGGTCCCCCTCGGCGAGCGGCGGCGTCGTGGAGGCGAACGCGAGGTAGTCGACCGCCGCACCGTCGCTCCCGTCGGCGGCGAGTGCGCGCTTCGCGGCCGCGACGGCCATGGTGAGCGCGTCCTCGTCCGCCCCGGGGACCGCCTTCTCCTCGATGCCCGACGCCTGGAACTGGCCCCAGGCCTCCTCGAACGCCTCGGCGGTGATGCGGAACCGCGGCGCGTACGCCCCGACGGCGCGGATGCGGTTCCCGGTCATGCTCCGACCTCATCACGTTCGAAGGCGTGGACGACGGCCGCGCCGCCGCTCCCACCGACGTTGTGGGTCAGCCCGCGCGTCGCGCCCTCGACCTGTCGCTCGCCGGCCTGTCCGGTGAGCTGCTTGAACGCCTCGACGACCTGGCCCGCGCCGGTCGCGCCGATGGGGTGGCCCTTCGACTTGAGGCCGCCGGAGGTGTTGACGACGACCTCGCCGCCGAAGTCGCTCCGGCCGTCGGCGACGAACGCCCCGGACTCGCCCGGTTCGCAGAGGCCGAGGTCCTCGTAGGCCATCAGCTCCGCGATGGCGAAGCAGTCGTGGACCTCCGCGAAGTCCAGGTCCTCGGGGCCGAAGCCGGCCATCTCGTAGGCCGTCGCGGCGGCCTCAGCGGAGGCGGGCACGTTCACGTAGGAGTCGCGCTGGAACAGCCCGACGCGGTCCGAGGCCGCGCCGACGCCCGCAACGCGCAGGGCCTCGTCGGCGTACTGGTCGACCACGTCCTCGCTGACGACGATGGCCGCCGCCGCGCCGTCGGTGGTCGGACAGCAGTGGTAGAGGTTCAGCGGGTCGGCGACGACCGGCGCGTTCATCGCGTCCTCCAGCGAGCAGGTGAACCCGAGGTGGGCGTGCGGGTTGTTCGCGCCGTGGGCGTGGTTCTTCACGGCGACGTGGGACAGTTGCTCGCGCGTGGTGCCGTGCGCTGCCATGTGCGCGCTGGCCATCTGGGCGTAGACCCCGGCGAACGTCGTGCCGGAGAGACGCTCCCACTCCGTCTCGCCGCTGACGCCGAGCCAGTACTTCGTCGCGTCGCCGGAGGCGTCGGTCATCACCTCGACGCCGCCCGCGAGGACCACGTCGGCCATTCCCGACTTGACCGCCTGCACGGCCTGCCGGACCGCGTAACCGGAGGCGGCACAGGCGTTCTCGACGCGGGTCGTCGGCACGCCGTGGAGTCCGACGTGCTCGGTGACCGCCGGGCCGGAGAGCCCGAGCTGGCGGCCCCCGACGCCGAGTGTGCCGACGACGGCCTCGTCGAAGTCATCCGGGTCGATGCCTCCCGCGACACTGTCGACGGCCGCGTCGTAGGCCGTCCCGAACAGCGACCGGTAGCTCTCGTCGGGGAAGGAGCCGAAGTCTGACTGTCCCGCCCCGACGACGTACGCATCTCGCATACTGGACCGTCGAACGCCACGCGCCAAGTAGCTTCGCGCTTCGGCAGCAACGGCGAGGCGGCGACGCGACCGGTATCCCCCCAGAATCGCCGTGAGATACAAGCCAATCCCCCGTCTCTACCGACCATGAGCAACTCGCGGATCACCGTCTCGCTCGACGAGGATGCCCAGGAGGCGCTCGAAGACGTCACCAAGCGCACCGGGCAGGGCCAGAGCGAGCTCGTCCGACGGGCGCTGACGTTCTACGCGGCGAACTTCCAGGCAGCGACGACGGACGCGAGCGAGAAGCTGGAGGACTACCACAAGATGCTCTCCGGTGGCGAGCACGTCCTCCTCGACGTCGACTTCCTGCACTGCTTCCTCGACTTCGTCTCCGACGAGGAGGGGAACCGGGCCGAGGAGTTCCTCGAGGCGGCCGACGAGGTGTCGGCGTACCACGCTCGGGAGTACGAGGAC
Proteins encoded:
- a CDS encoding zinc ribbon domain-containing protein; the encoded protein is MTGNRIRAVGAYAPRFRITAEAFEEAWGQFQASGIEEKAVPGADEDALTMAVAAAKRALAADGSDGAAVDYLAFASTTPPLAEGDLTSRLGAALGVPETATRRLQSGSTRAGTSALVDAVAADLDGGRALVVAADCPKGHLDDSVDHAAGAGAAAFVLGDGSDDGGATVTDHAEYATPYPGTRFREAGSERTEGLDVTTYERTAFSEVVTGAVDALDTDPEPDAVAIQAPDGKRPYRVAGALGVDNSAIYDVATVQELGDTAAASAPLSLARALADGVETTLVVGVGSGAGADALVVETGSDGDGGDDVAADLALDGGATLSYAEYLRQRGEVTSGPPDGGGAYVSVPSWKRSIPQRYRLEAGRCEACGALNFPPEGACESCNERAGVEPVELPGTGSVEAVTTISQGGAPPEFAEQQSKSGDFAVAVVAFEGPDGGSVSVPVQVTDAEPASVGVGDAVAAEFRRIYTQEGVTRYGSKVKPAE
- a CDS encoding DUF6069 family protein; this encodes MSQRTTTIERLREPVASYGLPARTAVALVAALLGNLAILNLAISAALAPDLMALDYPPVAILTTVGVLGAAVVYWLLSTRVESPTQTFTGLAWGVLVLSFVPDIGILLVDETATAAGVGALAFMHLTAAVACIAFIPSGD
- a CDS encoding thiolase C-terminal domain-containing protein; the encoded protein is MRDAYVVGAGQSDFGSFPDESYRSLFGTAYDAAVDSVAGGIDPDDFDEAVVGTLGVGGRQLGLSGPAVTEHVGLHGVPTTRVENACAASGYAVRQAVQAVKSGMADVVLAGGVEVMTDASGDATKYWLGVSGETEWERLSGTTFAGVYAQMASAHMAAHGTTREQLSHVAVKNHAHGANNPHAHLGFTCSLEDAMNAPVVADPLNLYHCCPTTDGAAAAIVVSEDVVDQYADEALRVAGVGAASDRVGLFQRDSYVNVPASAEAAATAYEMAGFGPEDLDFAEVHDCFAIAELMAYEDLGLCEPGESGAFVADGRSDFGGEVVVNTSGGLKSKGHPIGATGAGQVVEAFKQLTGQAGERQVEGATRGLTHNVGGSGGAAVVHAFERDEVGA
- a CDS encoding ribbon-helix-helix protein, CopG family — translated: MSNSRITVSLDEDAQEALEDVTKRTGQGQSELVRRALTFYAANFQAATTDASEKLEDYHKMLSGGEHVLLDVDFLHCFLDFVSDEEGNRAEEFLEAADEVSAYHAREYEDEFESLDEMLEWLSLCGFLSVRRSDESRYHVVFPSEEIRWFMTRFIERSAVRLPFDIEIEEGYTKVMMTEHPAEES
- a CDS encoding enoyl-CoA hydratase/isomerase family protein, whose product is MSDGDDGSDGPVAESVDAEAAAADCELVSVAVGEEAGGVATVTLDRPDARNALNAQLRRELKEVLDAVEADDDVRVVVLTGSDESSAFVAGADVTELRERDALEQREASKRPRVYEYVDDLEKPVIARINGHCLGGGSELALGCDVRIAQYGGKFGQPEINLGIMPGGGATQRLPRLVGEGQAMRLVLSGELIDAEEADDIGLVDEVCEAEELDDRVYDLAGKMASKSPVALEHAKKAVKAASRMELEAGIEYEAELFALLFAGEDKNEGIDAFFEDREPEWSGR
- a CDS encoding 3-hydroxyacyl-CoA dehydrogenase family protein, which produces MKVTVLGAGTMGNGIAQVTAMAGHDVTMRDIEQEFVDDGLATIESNLQGGVDRDKVTQAEMDATLEHIDTAVELEPALEGADLVVEAVPEQMELKRDTFADVEAVVDDDTVIATNTSSLSITEIASALEHDGRAVGLHFFNPVHLMQLVEVVVPEQSSETTVEFAEEFVEGIDRTPVTVRDSAGFASSRLGVTLGVEAIRMLEEGVASPRDIDAAMELGYNHPMGPIELGDVVGLDVRLDILEYLREELGERFRPPQLLKQKVRAGKLGRKTGEGFYVWEDGEIVGTSGDWGDDE